The Saccharopolyspora gregorii genomic interval CGCGACGTCCGGGTCCCCTGGGTCGAGGGCGAAGTCGGCGCCGAGCCCGATGGCGCGTTCGCGGGCGGATTCCAGCGGGTCGAGCGCGATGATCGGCGAGGCCCCGCAGATCCGGGCGAGCTGCACGAGGTGGGTGCCGATGCCGCCGAGCCCCCAGACGCCGACGGATTCGGCGGGCCGCAGCTGCGCGGTGTCGAGGGCGCCGTACGGGGTGGACACGGCGTCGGCGAGCACGGCGGCGTGTTCCAGCGGCACCGATTCGGGGACGTCGACGAGCGACACCGCCGAGGTCAGCACGTACTCGGCCCACGCGCCGTCGTAGTGGAACGCCAGCACTTGCAGGTCTTCGCACCGGTCGGTGCCACCACCGAGGAGGCACTCGGGGCATTCACCGCATTCCTTGCCCGCGGCGATGACGACCCGGTCGCCGAGCTGCCGGTTGCGCACGCCCGCGCCGAGCGCGGCGACGACCCCGGCGGCCTCGTGCCCGGGCGTGATCTCGGGGAGCCGCGGCCGGATGTGTCCGTCGAGCTGGCTGAGGTCGGATTGGCAGATGCCGCAGGCGGCGACGCGCACGAGCACTTCACCGGGCCCGGGCTGGGGGACGGGCACGTCGCGGACGGCGAGCTCACCGGTGGCGGCGTCGAACCGGGCCGCGCGCATGGTGGCGGGAACCGGTCGGTCGAGGACAGCTGGCATGGGAGTGTCCTTTCTCGGTGCACCCCGGATTCGGGGCGCGGGAGGCGGTCGCGCACCGGCGCGCCCGGCACACGACGGGCACGACGCGCGGCGGAGCACGAACGGGTCGGTGGATCAGTCGACGGTGGATCAGTCGACGGTGGATCAGTCGACGGTGGATCAGTCGACGGTGGATCAGTCGACGGTGGATCAGTCGACGGCGGGTCAGTCGACGGCGGGTCAGTCGATCGGTGGAGTCGGTCGGAAACGGGCGGCGGCGCAAGCGATCGGCGACGAGCACCGCCGCTCGACGGCACGAACGACCGGCGTAGCTCAACGGCGCGGACGGTCGGCAGCCAACCGCTCGACGGCACGAACGATCGGCAAGAGCAGCCACCGCGAGGGCGAGCACGCACCCCCGGACCACCAGCACCACGACGCCCGGCAGCGCAAGCAGCGGCACGCGCACCCGCCGAACTCACCGCCCGAGCAGCGAAGCGCCCGAGCCGATCCGCCCCGCGCACTCACCCCCGGAATCCGGGCACCCCGCCGGAGAACAAGGTGCTCACCGAGTCGGCGAGCTCCGCGGGCGTCCAGTCGGCGTCGGCGTCGAGCAGCAGCCGGGCACCGGATTCGGCGGCGCCGACGGCGAGCGCCGCCAGCACGCCGGCGCGGCGGTCGCCCTCGGGCGCGGTGTCGCCGAGCCAGTCGCGCAGCACCGGGGTGAGCCGTTCGACGGCCCGCGCCCGGGAGCCCTGCACGGCGCGCGCCCGGTCGGCCCGCACCTGGGTCCCGTACAGCAGCCGGTAGCTCTCCGGCGCGTCGCGGACGGCGGTGTAGTAGGCGATGAGCACGTCGCGCAGCGCGTTCGCCGGGTCCGGCTCGGCGCGGGCGGCGTCGAGTGCGGTGGCGAGCTGTTCGGTGAACCGGCGGCTTTCCCGCTCGTCGAGGGCGTGCAGCATGGTGTCGCGGTTGTTCCAGCACCGGTAGAGCACGGTCTTGGCGACTCCGGCTTCGGCGGCGACGGCGTCCATGGACACGGCGTCCCCCTCGCGCGCGGTCACGCGCAGCGCGGCGTCGAGCACGAGTTCCTTGCGGACGGCGAGCGGCAGGTGCTGCGCGCGTCCCCCCTTGGCGCCGGTCATGGCCGCGTCCTCCCCGGTTCGTCTCAGCTGTCGCGCATCGGGTGCATGCGCAGCAGGAAGGTCGGCGAGACCAGTCCCACCGGCAGCGGCAGCTTGCCGACCCTCATGTTGACGCGGCGGTAGTGCGCGTTCAGCGGCGGCCCGGAGATGAGGGTGTCGAGCGGGTCGGTGTAGGAGCCGCCGATGGTGAGGTCGACGTCGGCGGCGCGCTGCTCCAGCGGGTGGTCGACGGTGCTGAAGGTGACGAGCCGGGGGACGGAGAGCCCGACGGTGCCGATGACGTTGCGGAACGGCTGGTTGAAGATCGGCGGCACCGAGTCGACCTCGTCGCCGAAGCGGCCGGTGATGCGGATGAGGTCGACGCCGCGGCGGCGCACGACGGCTTCGACGCGGTCGTCGTGCTCGGCCCAGTCGATCTCGGCCATCTTCTTGGGGAAGCCGAGGGTGTCGCGACCGCCGATGAGCGCGGTGTCGTCGTCGACGACGATCCACGGGCAGTGGGCGGCGCGGAACGGGCCGTGCTTGACGTTCAGGAACAGCGCGGCTTCGTGGTAGGTGCTGTTGAAGTTCGTCCACGGGTAGTCGACGACGAACAGGGTGGCGGTGCTGCTCTCGTCCATCTTGACCCCGGCGGGCAGCACGTGGTTCGCGGCGTCGCGGTCGATGGGGACGGTGGCGGAGAGGAACTTCGCGTTCTTGTACTTGTCGGCCTGGGGGCTCTGCCTGCGGCGGAGGTCGGCCTTGGCCTCGTCGAAGGTGAACTCCGGGCGGGCGTCGGCGGGGGCGACGCCTTCTTCGGACATCTGGACCTTGCCGACCTGGTGGGTCGTCATCTGTGCCTCCTCGTGTTTTGTACCTCGCAGTACAATCATTGTACTTACGGGTACAAAAGTCAAAGGTGCAGGTGAACAGCGTTGTTCGACCGCCCGAGGCCGCGGATCGCCACACGGGCGATCATCCGGCGGCCGAGCCGTCGTATCGTCCAGGACCGTCGGTGCCCGATCGGCTGCGAAGGAGCGGGCGGTGTCGAGTCCCACCACCGGAGGACCCTCGATCGCGGGTCGGATGGATCGCCTCCCGCTGATCGGCACGCATCGGAAGGCCACCACCGCCGTCGGGCTGGGGCTCTTCTTCGACATGTACGAGATCTTCCTGACGCCGGTGCTCAGCACCGCCCTCGTGCAGGAGTTCCAGCTCAGCAAGGCCGAACTGCCGCTCGTGCTGGCCTCCACGTTCCTCGGCATGTTCGTCGGCACGCTGCTGCTCGGCAGGCTCGCCGACCGCATCGGGCGCCGCCGCGCGTTCTTGCTCAGCCTCGCCGTGTACTCGCTGTTCTCCCTGCTCGGCGCGTTCAGCACCGGGCCGTGGATGCTGGCCGCCACCCGGTTCGTCGCCGGCATCGGCATCGGCGCCGAACCACCGCTGGCGGACGCCTACCTCAGCGACCTGCTACCCGCGAAGCGCCGCGGCCGGTACATCGCCTGGGCCTACACCGTGGCGTTCCTCGGCGTGCCCGCCGCCGGGTTCCTCGCGCACTGGCTCGTCCCCGCCGCACCACTGGGCATCGCGGGCTGGCGCTGGATGTTCGCGCTCGGCGCGCTCGGCGCCGTCGTCGTGTTCCTGCTGCGGCGCGGGCTCCCCGAGTCACCGCGCTGGCTGGCCGCCACCGGCAGGCAGGCCGAGGCCGAAGCCCTCGTCGACGAGTTCGAAGCGCAGGCCCGCGCCACCGGAGCCGCACTGCCCGAGCCCGAACCCGCGCGCACCGCGCCCCGCCCGGCCGGTGGACTCCGCGACCTCGTCGCCGCCCCGTACGGGAAGCGCACCGCGATGATGGCCGCGTTCCAGGTGCTGCAGACCGTCGGCTACTACGGGTTCGGCACGATGGTGCCGCTGGTGCTCGCCGCGAAGGGCTACGAGATCACCGACACGCTGCTGTTCAGCGCGGTCACCTACCTCGGCTACCCGGCGGGTGCGGCGCTGTCGCTGCCGTTCGTGGAGCGGATGGAGCGCAAGCACCTGGTGATCGCCTCCGCGCTGGGCATGATGGTGCTGGGGCTGGCGTTCGGGCTGTCCGCCTCGACGGTGCCGATCGTGGCGTTCGGGTTCCTCTACACCGCGGTGAGCAACGTGTTCTCGAACGCGTTCCACATCTACCAGGCGGAGATCTTCCCGACGCACATCCGCGCGACCGCCGCGTCGTGGACCTACTCGCTGTCCCGGCTGACCACCGGTGCGATGCCGTTCGTGCTGGTGCCGCTGCTGCACGCGCAGGGCGCCGGGGTGCTGTTCGCGGTGGTCGCCGCCGCGATGATCGGGGTCGGCGTGGACATCGGCCTGTTCGGACCGCGCTCGACCGGGCGCCCCCTGGAAGACGTCAGCGAGCGGTAGCGAGCTCCGGCTCCGGCTCGAACCGGGCCCGGAACCGCTCGGTGGTCTGCGGCACCACCAGCACCACCGCGATCGCCAGCGCCGGCCCCACCAGCAGCGCGGTGAACGCGGCGGAGTAGCCGCCGTGCTCCACGACGTAGCCGAACACGCCGGGGCTGAGCACCCCGGCCAGCTGCCCGCCGAACATGATCACTCCCCCGGCGGCGCCGGTGAGCCCGGCGGGCAGGCTGCGCAGCGGCACCGAGAAGCACGGCAGGTACGCCAGCCCCGCCACCCCGCCGAGCACGGTCACGCACGCCACGAACAGCGGCACCGACGGCATCCGCGGCAGCAGGGGCAGCAGCAGCCCCACCACCAGCATGCTCGGCACCACCAACCGCCGCGGCCGCCCGCCGAGGCGGTCCGACAACCGCCCGCCCAGCACCGTCCCGGCCGCCCCCAGCAGCGTCGGGCCGATCAGCGCCAGGCTCGCCTCGCCGATCGCCAGGCCGCGCACCTCGACCAGGTACGAGGTCGTCCAGGTGCCGATCCCCCAGCTCACCACGTCGTAGGCGAAGAACATCACCGCGAACCCCCACAGCACCGGGGAGCGCAGCAACCGCGCGGTGCCACCGCCGGCGCGCGCGGACCCGGTGACCTCCGGGGCCATCGGCTCCGGCATCCACCGCAGCACCGCGGCGAACACCAGCAGCCCCAGCACGGCCACCACCAGGAACCCGACCCGCCAGTCCCACAGCGACAGCAGCACCGCGCCCACCACGGCGGCCAGCAGCGCCCCCACCGCGTTCGAGCTCTGCATCCACCCGTTCGCGGTGAGCCGCTGCTGCGGGGTGCTGCGCGCGCTCAACGCGCTGACCGACGCCCCGGGGAACAGCCCCTGCGCGGCGCCGAAGCACAGCCGCAGCACCACCAGCGAGGCGAACGACCAGGCCAGCGCGGTCAACCCGGTGCACACCGACCACAGCAGCAGCGCGATCGCCGCCACCCGCACCCCGCCGAAGCGGTCCGCGAGCAGCCCGCCCGGGATCTGCACCAGGGCGTAGGTCAGGAAGAACGCCGACACCACCAGCCCGCGCTCCCCGTGTCCGAGGCCGAACTCCTCGCCGATCGACGGCAGCGCCACGTTGATGAGGAGCCGATCCACGTAGTCCACGGTCCAGGCCGCGAACAGCAGGGCCACGGTGATGCGGGTCGTCCGGTGCACGGGCGATCCTCCCACCCCTGCGGGGCGAACGGCCGACGGGGCCACCGGAACCTACGCCGGACGGACCCTCCCCGGGGAGGCCCCGGCGTGAATTCGATCTTGCGAATGGACGGCGCCGGGCCGAGCGCGCCACCATCCCGGCACTGCGCAGCACCTACCCCCGTCCGAGTGACCGTCCACGATTGACACGCATACCCCCCAGGGGTATACCTGGCACGGCGGAGGAACGGTGCGCACCGGACCGGGGAGGACGTCGATGCACGGGTACACCCAGGACAAGGACGAGTACGCCAAACGGCTGCGCCGAATCGAGGGACAGGTCCGCGGCCTCGCCAAGATGATCGAGGACGACAAGTACTGCATCGATGTGCTCACCCAGATCAGCGCCACCACCAAAGCGCTGCAATCGGTCGCGCTGGGACTGCTCGACGAGCACCTCAAGCACTGCGTCGCCGAAGCGCTCACCGAAGGCGGTGCGGCCGCCGACGCCAAGGTCGCCGAGGCCGCCGCGGCGATCGCCCGGCTGGTCCGGTCCTGACCACCGGCAGCACCACGAACCACGAGAAGGGGACGTACATGAGCCAGTCGACCTACACCGTCACCGGGATGACCTGCGGCCACTGCGTGAGCTCGGTGACCGAGGAGATCAGCGAGATCGCCGGCGTCTCCGACGTCGCCGTCGACCTCGCCACCGGATCGGTGACCGTGACCAGCGCCGAACCGCTGTTCGACAGCGCGGTCCGCGGCGCGGTCGAGGAGGCCGGTTACCAGCTGGTGACGGCGTGACCACCGCGGCGGGAGCGGCCGCCCCCGCTCCCGCCGCTCCCGCACCTCCGGGCGAACAGGAGACCGCACGATGAGCACTGCAACGCCGGCCGGCACCGGACGGCACGTCGAGCTGATCATCGGAGGCATGACCTGCGCCTCCTGCGCGAACCGGGTGGAGCGCAAGCTGCGCAAGCTCGACGGCGTCACCGCCACCGTCAACTACGCCACCGAGAAGGCCGCCGTCACCTACCCCGCCGAACTCGACCGGCAGCGGCTCATCGACCAGGTCGAAGCCGCCGGGTACACCGCCTCCGTTCCCGAACCGGACGAGACCGGCGACGCCGCCGAGACCACCGACCTGCGCGACCGGCTGATCACCTCCGCCGTGCTGGCGGTGCCGGTGATCGTGCTCGCGATGGTGCCCGCGTTCCAGTTCACCTACTGGCAGTGGGTGTCGCTGGTGCTCGCCGCGCCCGTCGTCGTCCTCGGCGGCTCCCCGTTCCACCGGGCGGCCTGGACCAACCTGCGCCACGGCGCCGCCACCATGGACACCCTCGTGTCCCTCGGCACGCTCGCCGCGTTCCTCTGGTCGCTGTACGCGCTCGTGCTCGGCACCGCCGGCATGCCCGGCATGACCCACGGGTTCGAATTCGGCACCAGCCCCGGCGGCAGCGGCGCCGGATCCATCTACCTGGAGGTCGCGGCCGGAGTCACCACGTTCCTCCTCGCCGGGCGCTACTTCGAAGCGCGCTCCAAGCGGCGCACCGGAGCAGCGCTGCGCGCCCTCCTGGAACTCGGCGCGAAGGACGTCGCCGTGCTGCGCGACGGGCGGGAGCACCGCATCCCCGTCGACGACCTCGCCGTCGGCGACCTGTTCGTGGTGCGGCCCGGCGAGAAGATCGCCACCGACGGGACCGTCGACGAAGGCGGCTCCGCCATCGACAGCTCCATGCTCACCGGCGAATCCGTGCCCGTCGAAGTGGGGCCCGGGGACGGGGTCGTCGGCGCCACGGTCAACTCCGGTGGATGGCTCGTGGTGCGCGCCACCCGCGTGGGGACGGACACCCAGCTCGCGCAGATGGCGCGGCTCGTCGAACAAGCCCAGACCGGCAAGGCCGCCGTGCAGCGGCTCGCCGACCGGATCTCCGCGGTGTTCGTGCCGATCGTCATCGGCCTCGCGCTCGCCACCCTCGGCGGATGGCTGCTCGCCGGTGGCGGTGCCGACGCCGCGTTCACCGCCGCCGTCGCCGTGCTCATCATCGCCTGCCCCTGCGCGCTCGGACTCGCCACCCCGACGGCGCTGCTCGTCGGCACGGGCCGCGGTGCCCAGCTCGGGGTGCTCATCAAGGGCCCCGAAGTGCTCGAATCGACGCGGCGCATCGACACCGTCGTGCTCGACAAGACCGGCACCGTCACCACCGGGCAGATGTCGCTGTCCGCCGTGCACCTCGCCGACGGCACCGACGAGCAGCAGGTGCTGCGGCTCGCGGGCGCCGCCGAACACGGCTCCGAGCACCCCATCGCCCGCGCCATCGCCCGCGGCGCCGCCGACCGCGTCGGCGAACTGCCCGTCGCCACCGACTTCGGCAACGTCGAAGGCCTCGGCGTGCGGGCCACCGTCGACGGGCACCAGGTCAGCATCGGGCGCCTTTTCGACGGCGAGCTGCCCGCCGCGCTGCGCGACGCCAAGACCGCCGCGGAGAACGCCGGCCGCACCGCCGTCGTCCTCGCCTGGGACGGCGCCGCGCGAGCCGTGCTCGACGTCGCCGACACCGTGAAACCCTCCTCCGCTGAAGCCGTGCGCGGGCTCCGCGACCTCGGGTTGCGGCCCGTGCTCCTGACCGGCGACAACGAGGCCGTGGCCAGGACCGTCGCCACCGAAGTCGGCATCGACGAGGTCATCGCCGAAGTCCTGCCGCAGGACAAGGCCGCCGTCGTCAGCCGCCTGCAAGGCGAAGGGCGGGCCGTGGCGATGGTCGGTGACGGCATCAACGACGCCGCCGCGCTCGCCCAAGCCGACCTGGGGCTCGCCATGGGCACCGGCACCGACGTGGCGATCGAAGCCTCCGACCTCACCCTCGTCCGGGGCGACCTGCGCGCCGCCGTCGACGCCATCCGGTTGTCCCGCGCCACGTTGCGCACCATCAAGGGCAACCTGTTCTGGGCGTTCGCGTACAACGTCGCCGCCATCCCGCTCGCCGCAGCGGGCCTGCTCAACCCGATGATCGCCGGTGCTGCGATGGCCTTCTCCTCGGCGTTCGTGGTGGCGAACAGCTTGCGGCTGCGCCGCTTCCACCCCACCACCCACCCGCCATCGGAGTGAACGGACCGTTCGTCCCATCTAGTTGGGCGAACGGTCCGTTCACTCCATCCGGTTCGGGACTGCACGGGGGCGCCGCGATCTTGCGGAACGGCGCACCGCGACCGACGAGGACTCCGAGTGAACGGACCGTTCGTCCGATCTACTTGGACGAACGGTCCGTTCACTCGCTCAACCGCGTGGCGCCGCGCCTCCGCCCGGCCGAAGCGGACCTCAGGCGCGCCGCGGGCTCGGCAACGCCCGGAGCACCAGCGCAGGATGCGGGTCCGGGCCGAACGCCGTGGACTTCACCGGCAGGCGAACCCCGGTCGCCGCGGCAGCCGACAGGTCCAAGTGGCTCGGCGGGAACGCGATCGCCGCGATGCCGCCGAGTTCGCGCACCGCGTGCAACGCCCGCGGCGCGCTCGGCTCGTACAGCACGGGTGACTCGGCCACCACATCGAGGAACGCCTGCAGCACCGAGATGTGCATCGACCGCAACGACTCTGGGAACCGCTCGCACGGTCCCTGCAGGAACTCGACGTTGGGCCGGTCCAGCAAGAAGGCGCGGTCCGGCGTCGCGATGATGAACGCGGCCCCGTGGTAGGAGCGGGCCCGCAGCACGTCGAGCCACTCCTCCAGCGGCCCAGCCAACGCGGTGATCTGGAACCACTGCTGCGCGGCGGCGAGCGCCTTCCACGGATCGACGTGCGGCAGCACCCGGTGCACCGGACGCAACCGCATCGGGCTGCGCTTGGTGTCGACGAGCAACGCGGGGATGTAGTCCCACGGCCCGCGCCCGTACCCGGCGGCGTGCACTTCGCGCCGGAACCGGCGGGCGGCCACGTGGCGGTGGTGACCATCGGCGATCAACGCGGCCCGCTCGTGCAGCGCATCGATGATCTCCCCGCAGGTGGAGCGTTCGGTGAGCCGCCACACCCGGTGCTGCTGGCCGTCCGGAGTGCGCAGCTCGGTCAGCGGCCGCTGCCGGACGGCGGTGTCGAGCTGCGCGGCGGTGCGGTCGGTACCGCCGTAGCCGAGCAGAATCGGCGGCATGCTCATCCGTCCAGCGCGCATCAGCTCGACCATGGCGTCGGTGTGCGCAGGTGCGACGTCTTCGTGCGGAAGCAGCCGGCTGTCCAGGTGCACTGCGGAGATCACGCCGCGTTGCACGCCAAGCGGACCGGTCTGCTCGTAGACGTACATGGCGGGACGTTCTTCGCGGGCGAGCACCTCGAGGCGCTTCCACTCGTCCAGCAACCGCACCGAGTTCTCGACGTCCACGCGGTCCCACGGAGTGGCGTGGCGATCAGCGAGGCCGCGCAGCCGCTCGGGCGCGAGTACCCAGGCGCGGAACGGGCGGATGTCGACTCCCACTCGTACCGAACTCGTCACCACCGCAGTATCAACCCGCGGCTGAGCGTGCGGTGAAGCGGTCGCGGAAAGCACCGATTTGTGCGCTATGCCAGAGGTTTCCTCGACGGAGAGTGATCTCCACTCACCCTGGCGGGGCTGCGACGAGCGCGGCGTGGAGGTCGTCCAACGCCCCGTCCGCGGCGACGAGGAGACGGGTGCATTCCTGCTCGGTACCGGGCTGCGGCGGGAAGCACCCGCGTCCGGACAGCTCGGTCACCCGCTGCTCCAGCGTGCGCGCCGGGTCGGTGATCTGCGGCGGGTTCTCGGTGGAGTCGGTGGCGCTGAGCGCGATGTTGCGCACCTGCGCCAGATAGCGTTCGCAGCGCTCGGTGCCGTGCTGAGCAGCACGCGTGTAGCACTGGTCCTGCGTGACGAAGCCGATCTTGGTGATGATGTCCTGCCGGGACACGCTCGGCACGTGGCGCTGCACGCCGGGGTCGGTCTGGTAGCCGGCGCACCCGGTCAACGCCAGCGCCGCCAGCGCCACGACCACCGCCGATTTCCGGTGTGATGTCGTCGTTCGCATCCCTCACCCCTTCCGCGGGTCACAGTACGCCCGGGTGGGTTCGGTCGGAGCGGTAGGCGGAGGTCGCGACGCCCCCGCACGCAGCCCTCCCGGAGTGAACGGACCGTTCATCCGATCGTTCTGGGCGAACGGTCCGCTCACTCGAGTCGAAGGCTCGGCGAGCCGGCTTCCACGAGCGGCGGACGTCGCGTCACACGCACGAGATCTCTCCCGGGTGAACGGACCGTTCGTCTGATCTATTCGGACGAAC includes:
- a CDS encoding TetR/AcrR family transcriptional regulator, whose product is MTGAKGGRAQHLPLAVRKELVLDAALRVTAREGDAVSMDAVAAEAGVAKTVLYRCWNNRDTMLHALDERESRRFTEQLATALDAARAEPDPANALRDVLIAYYTAVRDAPESYRLLYGTQVRADRARAVQGSRARAVERLTPVLRDWLGDTAPEGDRRAGVLAALAVGAAESGARLLLDADADWTPAELADSVSTLFSGGVPGFRG
- a CDS encoding zinc-binding dehydrogenase — its product is MPAVLDRPVPATMRAARFDAATGELAVRDVPVPQPGPGEVLVRVAACGICQSDLSQLDGHIRPRLPEITPGHEAAGVVAALGAGVRNRQLGDRVVIAAGKECGECPECLLGGGTDRCEDLQVLAFHYDGAWAEYVLTSAVSLVDVPESVPLEHAAVLADAVSTPYGALDTAQLRPAESVGVWGLGGIGTHLVQLARICGASPIIALDPLESARERAIGLGADFALDPGDPDVAARIAEITGGRGLRAAFDCVGRSTTFTQADAALGHRGRLVLVGISPDRLAVGPEIHFVRNRHTVIGHTGYRMRHLEDLVELTDRGRLDVSGSVSAVLPLDEVAEGIRRLREHEGDPIRILLRP
- a CDS encoding MFS transporter, encoding MDRLPLIGTHRKATTAVGLGLFFDMYEIFLTPVLSTALVQEFQLSKAELPLVLASTFLGMFVGTLLLGRLADRIGRRRAFLLSLAVYSLFSLLGAFSTGPWMLAATRFVAGIGIGAEPPLADAYLSDLLPAKRRGRYIAWAYTVAFLGVPAAGFLAHWLVPAAPLGIAGWRWMFALGALGAVVVFLLRRGLPESPRWLAATGRQAEAEALVDEFEAQARATGAALPEPEPARTAPRPAGGLRDLVAAPYGKRTAMMAAFQVLQTVGYYGFGTMVPLVLAAKGYEITDTLLFSAVTYLGYPAGAALSLPFVERMERKHLVIASALGMMVLGLAFGLSASTVPIVAFGFLYTAVSNVFSNAFHIYQAEIFPTHIRATAASWTYSLSRLTTGAMPFVLVPLLHAQGAGVLFAVVAAAMIGVGVDIGLFGPRSTGRPLEDVSER
- a CDS encoding heavy-metal-associated domain-containing protein, with protein sequence MSQSTYTVTGMTCGHCVSSVTEEISEIAGVSDVAVDLATGSVTVTSAEPLFDSAVRGAVEEAGYQLVTA
- a CDS encoding DUF1015 domain-containing protein, which codes for MGVDIRPFRAWVLAPERLRGLADRHATPWDRVDVENSVRLLDEWKRLEVLAREERPAMYVYEQTGPLGVQRGVISAVHLDSRLLPHEDVAPAHTDAMVELMRAGRMSMPPILLGYGGTDRTAAQLDTAVRQRPLTELRTPDGQQHRVWRLTERSTCGEIIDALHERAALIADGHHRHVAARRFRREVHAAGYGRGPWDYIPALLVDTKRSPMRLRPVHRVLPHVDPWKALAAAQQWFQITALAGPLEEWLDVLRARSYHGAAFIIATPDRAFLLDRPNVEFLQGPCERFPESLRSMHISVLQAFLDVVAESPVLYEPSAPRALHAVRELGGIAAIAFPPSHLDLSAAAATGVRLPVKSTAFGPDPHPALVLRALPSPRRA
- a CDS encoding MFS transporter; the encoded protein is MHRTTRITVALLFAAWTVDYVDRLLINVALPSIGEEFGLGHGERGLVVSAFFLTYALVQIPGGLLADRFGGVRVAAIALLLWSVCTGLTALAWSFASLVVLRLCFGAAQGLFPGASVSALSARSTPQQRLTANGWMQSSNAVGALLAAVVGAVLLSLWDWRVGFLVVAVLGLLVFAAVLRWMPEPMAPEVTGSARAGGGTARLLRSPVLWGFAVMFFAYDVVSWGIGTWTTSYLVEVRGLAIGEASLALIGPTLLGAAGTVLGGRLSDRLGGRPRRLVVPSMLVVGLLLPLLPRMPSVPLFVACVTVLGGVAGLAYLPCFSVPLRSLPAGLTGAAGGVIMFGGQLAGVLSPGVFGYVVEHGGYSAAFTALLVGPALAIAVVLVVPQTTERFRARFEPEPELATAR
- a CDS encoding heavy metal translocating P-type ATPase is translated as MSTATPAGTGRHVELIIGGMTCASCANRVERKLRKLDGVTATVNYATEKAAVTYPAELDRQRLIDQVEAAGYTASVPEPDETGDAAETTDLRDRLITSAVLAVPVIVLAMVPAFQFTYWQWVSLVLAAPVVVLGGSPFHRAAWTNLRHGAATMDTLVSLGTLAAFLWSLYALVLGTAGMPGMTHGFEFGTSPGGSGAGSIYLEVAAGVTTFLLAGRYFEARSKRRTGAALRALLELGAKDVAVLRDGREHRIPVDDLAVGDLFVVRPGEKIATDGTVDEGGSAIDSSMLTGESVPVEVGPGDGVVGATVNSGGWLVVRATRVGTDTQLAQMARLVEQAQTGKAAVQRLADRISAVFVPIVIGLALATLGGWLLAGGGADAAFTAAVAVLIIACPCALGLATPTALLVGTGRGAQLGVLIKGPEVLESTRRIDTVVLDKTGTVTTGQMSLSAVHLADGTDEQQVLRLAGAAEHGSEHPIARAIARGAADRVGELPVATDFGNVEGLGVRATVDGHQVSIGRLFDGELPAALRDAKTAAENAGRTAVVLAWDGAARAVLDVADTVKPSSAEAVRGLRDLGLRPVLLTGDNEAVARTVATEVGIDEVIAEVLPQDKAAVVSRLQGEGRAVAMVGDGINDAAALAQADLGLAMGTGTDVAIEASDLTLVRGDLRAAVDAIRLSRATLRTIKGNLFWAFAYNVAAIPLAAAGLLNPMIAGAAMAFSSAFVVANSLRLRRFHPTTHPPSE
- a CDS encoding acetoacetate decarboxylase family protein — protein: MTTHQVGKVQMSEEGVAPADARPEFTFDEAKADLRRRQSPQADKYKNAKFLSATVPIDRDAANHVLPAGVKMDESSTATLFVVDYPWTNFNSTYHEAALFLNVKHGPFRAAHCPWIVVDDDTALIGGRDTLGFPKKMAEIDWAEHDDRVEAVVRRRGVDLIRITGRFGDEVDSVPPIFNQPFRNVIGTVGLSVPRLVTFSTVDHPLEQRAADVDLTIGGSYTDPLDTLISGPPLNAHYRRVNMRVGKLPLPVGLVSPTFLLRMHPMRDS
- a CDS encoding metal-sensitive transcriptional regulator, which translates into the protein MHGYTQDKDEYAKRLRRIEGQVRGLAKMIEDDKYCIDVLTQISATTKALQSVALGLLDEHLKHCVAEALTEGGAAADAKVAEAAAAIARLVRS